A genomic stretch from Echeneis naucrates chromosome 6, fEcheNa1.1, whole genome shotgun sequence includes:
- the plekha8 gene encoding pleckstrin homology domain-containing family A member 8 isoform X1, whose product MEGILYKWTNYISGWQPRWFVLDGGTLSYYDSQEDAWKGCKGSIKISVCEIQVHSSDSTRVDLTIPGEQYFYLRAINAAERQKWLVALGTAKACLTDNRTKREKELQENTEALKTKMSELRLYCDLLLQQVNKIKENDELGDTAETGIDTGNMVKSTCTTFLKTLEECMQIANRTFSSDMTAQSPPGSPPVAAIKPQKQVKPVNHLNQNLGEKWRNLAEVEAEGVAHDNHSIDSGLEGPGELDRPDHLPYPSDIETSNNISSVYEERVDPALHTTQNSSETAHYDQPSERDEENEAHDEKETKPEHKEEVGKSEGQHSKDVNAVQLQNQQETLTDQNDAQNEDKTSRDSSEPEDAEQVETFFSAMSHRFSDIRLDDDNGIPTQEFLDSCYAIVPVLDKLGPTVFAPVKMDFVGNIKKINQKLISDPDSFPTLQSIVLHEVQKDVAQVRNSATEALLWLRRGLKFLKEFLSEVNAGEQDIHGALNNAYGKTLRQYHGWVVRGVFALALRAAPSYQNFTAALVSREGDELKSGFISGMHRDLDVYLPAMEKLLAILDALYEEYSLESDEVV is encoded by the exons ATGGAGGGCATACTGTATAAATGGACCAACTACATCAGCG gttGGCAGCCTCGTTGGTTTGTGCTTGATGGAGGAACCTTGTCTTATTATGACTCTCAGGAGGATGCCTGGAAAGGTTGCAAAGGCAGCAttaaaatttcagtttgtgAAATACAAG TTCATTCATCTGACTCTACACGAGTTGACCTGACGATACCTGGAGAGCAATACTTTTACCTCAGAGCCATCAATGCAGCAGAACGACAGAAATGGCTGGTGGCATTGGGAACAGCCAAAGCTTGCCTCACAGACAACCgtacaaagagagaaaaag AGCTCcaagaaaacacagaggcaCTGAAAACTAAGATGTCAGAACTGAGATTGTACTGTGACCTTCTTCTCCAACAAGTAAACAAGATCAAGGAGAATGATGAGCTAGGAGACACAGCAGAG ACAGGCATAGACACTGGAAACATGGTGAAGTCAACATGCACCACTTTCCTCAAGACCCTAGAGGAATGCATGCAGATAGCAAATCGTACTTTTAGCTCAGATATGACAGCCCAGAGTCCACCAGGATCTCCTCCAGTAGCAGCCATCAAACCCCAGAAG caGGTTAAACCTGTCAATCATTTAAATCAGAACCTTGGAGAAAA GTGGAGAAATTTGGCTGAAGTCGAAGCAGAAGGAGTTGCACATGACAACCATAGCATTGACTCAGGATTAGAGGGGCCAGGAGAATTGGATAGACCAGATCATCTTCCTTACCCATCAG ACATTGAAACAAGCAACAATATCAGCTCAGTCTATGAGGAGCGAGTAGACCCCGCTCTACACACTACCCAGAATTCTTCCGAAACTGCACATTACGACCAACCATCAGAGAGGGATGAGGAAAATGAAGCTCAtgatgaaaaggaaacaaaaccagAGCATAAGGAAGAAGTGGGCAAAAGTGAAGGGCAACACAGCAAAGATGTGAATGCAGTCCAGCTGCAGAACCAGCAGGAGACTCTCACAGATCAAAATGATGCTCAAAATGAAGACAAGACATCCAGAGATTCATCTGAGCCTGAAGACGCAGAGCAGGTGGAGACTTTCTTCAGCGCAATGAGTCACAG aTTTAGTGATATAAGACTGGACGACGACAATGGTATCCCTACACAAGAGTTTTTGGACTCATGCTATGCAATAGTGCCTGTATTAG ACAAACTGGGGCCAACGGTCTTTGCACCAGTTAAAATGGATTTTGTTGGAAATATCAAG AAAATCAATCAGAAGCTGATATCAGACCCTGACAGCTTCCCCACGCTTCAGTCCATCGTGCTGCATGAAGTCCAGAAAGATGTTGCCCAGGTGCGCAACTCCGCCACTGAGGCTCTGCTGTGGCTCAGACGTGGCCTGAAGTTCCTCAAAGAGTTTCTGTCAGAGGTCAATGCAGGAGAACAAGACATCCATGGGGCACTAA ATAATGCCTATGGAAAAACCCTGCGACAGTACCATGGATGGGTTGTGCGAGGAGTGTTTGCT ttggCCCTGAGAGCTGCCCCATCCTATCAAAATTTCACCGCTGCCTTAGTGTCAAGAGAGGGTGACGAGCTGAAGAGTGGCTTCATAAGCGGCATGCACAGGGACCTGGATGTCTACCTGCCTGCCATGGAGAAACTGCTGGCCATCCTGGATGCGCTATATGAAGAATACAGCTTGGAGTCTGATGAGGTGgtgtga
- the plekha8 gene encoding pleckstrin homology domain-containing family A member 8 isoform X2, whose translation MEGILYKWTNYISGWQPRWFVLDGGTLSYYDSQEDAWKGCKGSIKISVCEIQVHSSDSTRVDLTIPGEQYFYLRAINAAERQKWLVALGTAKACLTDNRTKREKELQENTEALKTKMSELRLYCDLLLQQVNKIKENDELGDTAETGIDTGNMVKSTCTTFLKTLEECMQIANRTFSSDMTAQSPPGSPPVAAIKPQKVKPVNHLNQNLGEKWRNLAEVEAEGVAHDNHSIDSGLEGPGELDRPDHLPYPSDIETSNNISSVYEERVDPALHTTQNSSETAHYDQPSERDEENEAHDEKETKPEHKEEVGKSEGQHSKDVNAVQLQNQQETLTDQNDAQNEDKTSRDSSEPEDAEQVETFFSAMSHRFSDIRLDDDNGIPTQEFLDSCYAIVPVLDKLGPTVFAPVKMDFVGNIKKINQKLISDPDSFPTLQSIVLHEVQKDVAQVRNSATEALLWLRRGLKFLKEFLSEVNAGEQDIHGALNNAYGKTLRQYHGWVVRGVFALALRAAPSYQNFTAALVSREGDELKSGFISGMHRDLDVYLPAMEKLLAILDALYEEYSLESDEVV comes from the exons ATGGAGGGCATACTGTATAAATGGACCAACTACATCAGCG gttGGCAGCCTCGTTGGTTTGTGCTTGATGGAGGAACCTTGTCTTATTATGACTCTCAGGAGGATGCCTGGAAAGGTTGCAAAGGCAGCAttaaaatttcagtttgtgAAATACAAG TTCATTCATCTGACTCTACACGAGTTGACCTGACGATACCTGGAGAGCAATACTTTTACCTCAGAGCCATCAATGCAGCAGAACGACAGAAATGGCTGGTGGCATTGGGAACAGCCAAAGCTTGCCTCACAGACAACCgtacaaagagagaaaaag AGCTCcaagaaaacacagaggcaCTGAAAACTAAGATGTCAGAACTGAGATTGTACTGTGACCTTCTTCTCCAACAAGTAAACAAGATCAAGGAGAATGATGAGCTAGGAGACACAGCAGAG ACAGGCATAGACACTGGAAACATGGTGAAGTCAACATGCACCACTTTCCTCAAGACCCTAGAGGAATGCATGCAGATAGCAAATCGTACTTTTAGCTCAGATATGACAGCCCAGAGTCCACCAGGATCTCCTCCAGTAGCAGCCATCAAACCCCAGAAG GTTAAACCTGTCAATCATTTAAATCAGAACCTTGGAGAAAA GTGGAGAAATTTGGCTGAAGTCGAAGCAGAAGGAGTTGCACATGACAACCATAGCATTGACTCAGGATTAGAGGGGCCAGGAGAATTGGATAGACCAGATCATCTTCCTTACCCATCAG ACATTGAAACAAGCAACAATATCAGCTCAGTCTATGAGGAGCGAGTAGACCCCGCTCTACACACTACCCAGAATTCTTCCGAAACTGCACATTACGACCAACCATCAGAGAGGGATGAGGAAAATGAAGCTCAtgatgaaaaggaaacaaaaccagAGCATAAGGAAGAAGTGGGCAAAAGTGAAGGGCAACACAGCAAAGATGTGAATGCAGTCCAGCTGCAGAACCAGCAGGAGACTCTCACAGATCAAAATGATGCTCAAAATGAAGACAAGACATCCAGAGATTCATCTGAGCCTGAAGACGCAGAGCAGGTGGAGACTTTCTTCAGCGCAATGAGTCACAG aTTTAGTGATATAAGACTGGACGACGACAATGGTATCCCTACACAAGAGTTTTTGGACTCATGCTATGCAATAGTGCCTGTATTAG ACAAACTGGGGCCAACGGTCTTTGCACCAGTTAAAATGGATTTTGTTGGAAATATCAAG AAAATCAATCAGAAGCTGATATCAGACCCTGACAGCTTCCCCACGCTTCAGTCCATCGTGCTGCATGAAGTCCAGAAAGATGTTGCCCAGGTGCGCAACTCCGCCACTGAGGCTCTGCTGTGGCTCAGACGTGGCCTGAAGTTCCTCAAAGAGTTTCTGTCAGAGGTCAATGCAGGAGAACAAGACATCCATGGGGCACTAA ATAATGCCTATGGAAAAACCCTGCGACAGTACCATGGATGGGTTGTGCGAGGAGTGTTTGCT ttggCCCTGAGAGCTGCCCCATCCTATCAAAATTTCACCGCTGCCTTAGTGTCAAGAGAGGGTGACGAGCTGAAGAGTGGCTTCATAAGCGGCATGCACAGGGACCTGGATGTCTACCTGCCTGCCATGGAGAAACTGCTGGCCATCCTGGATGCGCTATATGAAGAATACAGCTTGGAGTCTGATGAGGTGgtgtga